The following proteins are encoded in a genomic region of Corylus avellana chromosome ca4, CavTom2PMs-1.0:
- the LOC132178288 gene encoding receptor-like protein 7 encodes MGFSPSLFAFMSFLLSLSLFYLIFAGFFSFVHPLCHDDESFALLKFKESFTINQSASDDPSAYPKVSLWKPESGDCCRWRGVKCNEDTGHVISIDLSSSCLYGSINSSSTLFQLVHLQSLNLADNHFNFSRIPTAFRQLSRLTNLDLSASAFSGQITSVILELSNLISLDLSSNYGLKLQKPGLRSIAHRLTNLKELHLSGVDISSTVPNILANLSSLTSLFLRECGLHGEFPIGIFHLPNLRSLSVRYNTYLKGSMPEFNQSSPLEFLGLSGTSFSGELPRSIGNLKSLDYFRATECNFFGPIPSSLANLTQLIMLQLGMNGLRGSIPLSISRLVNLENLDLYSNHLSGTVEFDLFMKLKNLKSLQLSRNNISLLTKPSTNATLLKFEILTLGSCNLNGFPDFLRNQDELGLLDLSANKIHGQIPKRMWSLSKETLWSLELNSNSLTGFDQLPAFLPWTNLRILELSSNKLRGSLPIPPPSIITYSVSNNSLTGQIPQRICNLSSAFTLDLSTNYLSGLLPKCLGNMSESLSVLNLHGNSFRGTIPDTFSEGNELKMIDFSQNQLQGRLPRSMANCTMLEVLNLGHNQMNDTFPFWLGILPELRVLILRSNGIYGAMGNPNSSFDFQNMRIIDLSNNEITGKLPSQYFQTWKAMRIVDVKGLVYLQANESFTTLGSRFFGSYPYSMTFTYKGTERVYEKITDLFIAIDLSGNRFEGKIPEVVGYLKGLQLLNLSNNFLTGPIPSSLVNLTNVEVLDFAQNKLSGVIPLQLVQLTFLAFFNVSHNHLMGPIPHGNQFDTFSNSSYSDNPELCGSPLSNKCGNSRDSPPPPSTFEENQMSTSSFKFGWKVVVMGYGCGFIVGLVVGQIVFRRKYDWVMKTFAIW; translated from the coding sequence ATGGGTTTCTCGCCTTCTCTGTTTGCCTTCATGAGCTTTCTTCTTTCACTCTCGTTGTTTTATCTTATATTTGctggcttcttttcttttgtgcaTCCACTTTGCCATGATGATGAGAGCTTTGCCTTGTTGAAATTCAAGGAAAGCTTTACCATCAATCAATCTGCATCTGATGATCCCTCCGCTTATCCGAAGGTTTCGTTGTGGAAGCCTGAAAGTGGCGATTGTTGCAGGTGGCGTGGTGTCAAGTGCAACGAGGACACGGGTCATGTGATCAGTATCGACCTCAGCAGTAGTTGTCTTTATGGCTCTATCAATTCCAGTAGCACTCTCTTCCAGCTTGTTCACCTCCAGAGCCTTAATCTTGCCGACAATCACTTTAATTTTTCTCGTATCCCAACTGCTTTTAGACAGCTTTCTAGGCTAACAAACCTCGATCTCTCTGCCTCAGCATTTTCTGGTCAAATCACTTCAGTAATTTTAGAGCTCTCTAACTTAATTTCCCTTGATCTCTCAAGCAATTATGGATTGAAGCTCCAAAAGCCTGGCCTCAGAAGTATAGCTCATAGGTTAACAAACTTGAAAGAACTACATCTTAGTGGGGTTGACATATCATCCACTGTACCCAATATCTTGGCAAACTTATCTTCTTTAACATCTCTATTTCTAAGAGAATGTGGCTTGCATGGTGAGTTTCCCATTGGAATTTTCCATCTACCCAATCTTCGGTCTCTTAGTGTGAGATACAATACATATCTCAAAGGAAGTATGCCAGAATTTAACCAAAGCAGCCCCCTCGAATTTCTGGGACTTTCTGGGACGAGTTTCTCTGGTGAGTTACCGAGATCAATTGGTAACCTTAAGTCCTTAGATTATTTTAGGGCTACAGAATGCAATTTCTTTGGGCCAATACCGTCTTCACTTGCTAACCTTACCCAACTAATCATGCTACAATTAGGAATGAATGGGTTGCGTGGTTCAATTCCACTGTCAATATCTAGGCTTGTGAATCTTGAGAATCTCGATCTATATTCTAATCACTTGAGTGGCACGGTGGAATTTGACTTGTTTATGAAACTCAAAAACCTCAAGTCACTCCAACTATCAAGGAACAATATTTCATTGCTTACAAAGCCAAGTACCAACGCAACTcttctaaaatttgaaattttaactctagGTTCCTGTAACTTGAATGGGTTTCCAGATTTTCTAAGGAACCAAGATGAGTTGGGGCTTTTGGATCTTTCTGCCAACAAAATTCACGGCCAAATTCCCAAACGGATGTGGAGTTTAAGTAAAGAAACTCTTTGGTCATTAGAACTGAATTCCAACTCTCTTACTGGTTTTGATCAACTTCCGGCTTTTCTCCCTTGGACTAATCTACGTATCTTGGAGCTTAGTTCTAACAAGCTTCGAGGGTCACTCCCAATCCCACCACCTTCCATCATTACGTATTCAGTCTCAAACAACTCATTGACCGGACAAATCCCACAACGGATTTGCAATCTAAGTTCAGCTTTTACTCTTGATTTGTCAACCAATTACTTGAGTGGCTTGCTTCCTAAATGTTTAGGCAACATGAGTGAATCTCTCTCAGTTCTAAATCTACACGGCAATAGCTTCCGTGGAACTATTCCCGACACATTCTCAGAAGGAAATGAATTGAAGATGATTGATTTTAGCCAAAATCAATTACAGGGGCGTCTACCAAGATCAATGGCCAATTGTACCATGCTTGAAGTTCTTAATCTGGGACACAATCAGATGAATGATACTTTCCCTTTTTGGTTGGGAATTCTTCCAGAGTTGAGGGTTCTCATTTTGCGATCTAATGGAATCTATGGTGCAATGGGAAATCCTAACAGCAGTTTTGATTTCCAAAACATGCGCATCATTGACCTCTCTAATAATGAGATTACTGGTAAGTTGCCATCTCAATACTTCCAAACTTGGAAAGCTATGCGAATAGTTGATGTTAAGGGTTTAGTGTATTTGCAAGCAAATGAAAGTTTCACAACACTGGGAAGCAGGTTTTTTGGCTCCTACCCTTACTCAATGACATTTACTTACAAAGGCACAGAGAGAGTATACGAAAAAATCACAGATTTATTCATAGCCATTGATCTTTCGGGTAACAGATTCGAAGGGAAAATTCCAGAAGTTGTGGGATATCTAAAAGGACTCCAGTTGCTCAATCTTTCCAACAACTTTCTCACAGGTCCTATCCCTTCTTCCTTGGTGAACTTAACAAACGTAGAAGTATTGGACTTTGCTCAAAACAAGTTGTCTGGTGTGATTCCTCTGCAACTCGTGCAACTCACTTTCCTCGCATTCTTTAATGTCTCTCATAATCATCTCATGGGACCTATACCACATGGGAATCAATTTGACACATTTTCAAACAGTTCTTACAGTGATAATCCTGAATTATGTGGAAGCCCTTTGTCAAATAAATGTGGAAATTCAAGAGACTCACCGCCTCCGCCTTCAACTTTTGAAGAGAATCAAATGTCAACATCCTCATTTAAATTCGGTTGGAAAGTAGTTGTAATGGGATATGGTTGCGGATTCATAGTTGGGCTTGTTGTTGGGCAAATTGTGTTTAGAAGAAAGTATGATTGGGTTATGAAGACTTTTGCAATCTGGTAG